gacttcccttgattttgcacctactggcatagtgcccgATGTCCCCACCGTTGAAGcatagaggtcccccgtctggacacttgttattgTAGTGCCCCAatttcctgcacctgtaacacgtcactgtttttcccgaagtcttgtttcctgtccctccggtagcatcattccctttcatcttactgtcagacgttcccccctggagtgtcttgcagttcacagctagatgcccctctcggttacacttgaagcatcttcgTCCAATCCCTGAGCACTTGTTAgtaaaatgcccaaactttccgcaacgaaaacatgcacacctttgtcaccaactggcttccctccagtatcagcattCGTTGGTTCGtacgctcttgagataagatctcttccctcgggacgctgatacggtccccactgatggtagctctcccttccgttgtagccttgggaacctgacctcattggtcccccagctcctgttcggttcattcctctttgttgatacatcgccgtcgccatcagtcgttggtgatgctcacgtgtagcctcttcagcgcgcatataagcgtcttccgcagcctggttcatcattgcctcgatcagtgtagctattgcctccgccatccggttagggtccaccatcctatatctcatcaaacgtccaattagtactaaccataaggtAGTACCAGACAAACCATCCAAtatgattaagtagtaacgcaaacaattagagcgaaaatcgctctgcagacaatcaattttcactctttgcagagtcacacaacctagcacagaagacctattccccaaagactcccaaaagactcgactaagctctgataccacaatgtaacaccccgatttccaggtgtcactttagtaactaaaaataaactttacgcgaaaaaccggtatattttttttttgttcgattcctttttaaattaaagcgatagaaaataaagacataacccaacaaactaaactaaccgatgtacatcaaatataaacatgtacagcctcagctgcactcccacgtcacgcgcactcgcagtgactccaaagcggtgtgcccgtaggcaaatatatacagaaccagtaGTGATAGTAATAAGATCAtacgtacagtcatccaagagaaagtcggccccaaaatggcctcaacacaagacccctatagtccgacagactctctgtgatcctcagcaagagaaccacagaaaaagccatgcatcgggaacctaccctgtcccaaaagcaaaacgaatcagagctctacacaaaatatggcgcctgcctaaacctacccttcccggtaccgagtccacagcgaactgaagttggcaagttgaagctcagctccatgcgtcgtaaaactcctttcgtcagacgtccacgctcgtcagtccggtcctccatgacccttccccggtacgtcgcccgatgacccacaagatagatcacccaagcggtgggggcatgtcggtcaaccagctcaaacctgatccccccccgagggagagaccatcgaaacccaatccaccgtcgacattggcagcaggccgaccgcccaaacacaaacatgaaaccaaagccacggcgctaggatcaactcacggaatagagtagatatacaaacaacatgtgattggggaatataaatatgttattatatatatatataaatatattcctagcatgttatcggctctaacaataattcagtaatgcaaacaacacacaattccagtcagagtgaatgtatgcgtgaaatgcaattcaatatgatccggatagttgtttgggatgggcaccatcgagtcagtcctaacaccggcctagtgtttaaccatttccgctcgggtgtcgcttacaaacccatgcatagtcggatcagcccgctatgccgaagatacacccaggtgttcttcgatgaaggcaattccccaaccttcgtgaagcattcccgttcttcactagtgaagcattcccgttcttcactattggtgaagcattcccgttcttcaccgaatgatgcatgatgcaatatggttagccaaacatcgaatcgtcctcacaacacaagtgtttagcttaaaacccaatttcataacccaagagtttagtgtcggtcaatacaacacaactccaacaacaagagtactagagtactcggtgactttcaatcatcaccgtagatcgcctcagtggctttccccaattcccagtaacttcaagacttgacgacttttccccgtctttcgcaatcataacCCATTCAAgttccctatggttcattcgttaatgaaaacgtttcgaatttaataagtcaggttatgagtttaattctttgaagactaagttctctaaggcctttagttttcgaaattctattcattctaagttttccaaaaacccaccaaatgtaacccctggggaaagtctaagtatataaacgatagctaagtctcaacccttgagtttggacttgcctagggttgttcatccaacccgaaaaatcaaaaggaatcagttcagtgattcttcgctccgaagtcgcgtcaatacgcacaattcaataacatcccAATAttataagttatggaaaacatcataacattaattcatcatcataatcaatatcaaagtaaagcataagtcgaatttatcgacgcctatcatgcaatcttagctaatatgtaagttgccctaacctcgagttgctcaaGTCTTGTGGTCTAAgtttccttcacacaaatgctctgaaaaacccaaagttccttcaactaaacctcggagaaaacaaagcagaatccaaacaaaatcgattagctcgatcacaatacaactcattaacgatagacaaagtattaaagcttcagaatacaacaatcgagtacgaaaagacaagttttcgaaaacgaaaaactccccccccccacacaaacatgctctcggccactatgcaCAATTAGGGGGGTCGATTTTTTTTCGATCTAAtctgattacaaggtagttttagggtaaaactaaggcaaagaaactgtcggaaaaattttcgtacgatcggatcgaaatacggctattcaggggcgttttggtccaaaataaaagctcaaaaactcaaagttaaaacttcggaaaacaaatttgacagcgatgttcctaacgaaatttgtaacaactaatcctaaaggcacgaagtcggattgcgacttttcgacattaaagtttcgaaatgtgcgcaaaaagggtttttgaAATTCGTATTCGCCTAGGACAGATGTGATGCCCAATGTTACAACAATGTgtagcacaacaaaacacaatcagagtattaaaactaaacaaacagttaaacagacaaacacaagaagttgttaacccagttcggtgaacatcacctacgtttggaggataccaatccaggagtcaattcactatcaaataatagctcacaggtcacatgaaagtccctcctatacctatgtactcccccttagtatagagcctcttttatgtccaccactattacacaagtgaatctagcttagcccttctcctctaagctatgagaaaactttctctaacccctaatgaccactgccacagcgatcaagtcatgtttatcaataaacaagtttgatgagattacaactcaactaaacaaatcaacttagtacttagatgaacgaaagcactaagttggtacaaaactcacaagaggactcacaaaCAAAAACCCTAAGATCAGTATGTATCACTCTGAATCCCCTGTACAACTAGGGTTTATAAGctcctttatatagacgttcacttgaggcttggatcttcaatgggctgaacgtcatagagtccactaacacacttctggaaagaatcttcaaggaatcaaatcttaccagaataaaataacagaaccaagtaaaacagaattcaaactttgagatagacttggttcacacgttatcaatcttgttacttcagccaagattaaaacaaacacgccttcagaagataaaacgcacagcatagAATAAATCTTCTGAATCCCATACAATCAGCAACCTCACAACAAACTTGACTTTAACGAATGAACCAACAACATATGAAAttccaccatgttgctccagatgttggcacatatggttgcacatcatggtttgagcaaaatgcagccaatcaaaagaactacaatctccccctttggcaaattTTTGCTAAAACATGATCAGAAAGCCAAACAATGCAAAAACAACAATACTCATCCATTAACACAAAACAGCACACAGCATATGATGAATTGAACACACTAGGAAAACAGAGCACCATACTTAGTCTGAAACTCAAAAACActcaacagcaacaacagcacAAACACAAGCAACAGTACCattctcccccttattagcagaatTTGTCAAAGGGTGCAGAGAGCCAGCAGAAGCCAACAAAATATTACAACCAGATTGAATGAAGAATGAACAAATACACTAATCACTAGCATTAGTGTCATCATCAGAAGTACCAGCATCATCTTGATCATTAGCAGCAGCATTGTCGTCAAGAGGCCTCTTGCCTTTAGTCAACTGCAGAATGAGAGTGTCCAtattcttcttcctcaatgtACAACTAGTAATTGTGTCCTGAAGCATCTCAGACACCGCAATAAGCGCAGCAATAGGAGTCTCAGGAGTCTTCTGAGAGGAAGTACCCTCCCCCTGAGTCATCTCAGCCAAACCAGCAACATCAGAAACATGGGCACCAGCTAGCAGCCTGTAATCAATAGTGAGAAGACTAGCCTTCTTGCTAGGAACCTCATCAACAAGGAGAATTTGAGGATGTTGACTCAAGATAATCCCACAAAGTAAACACGGAAACCCAATAGGGAGCTTGACAGCAAAGGTGTCAGCATGCTTCATAGTTTGAGCAAAGACATATTCACCAAAATCAAACTGAGCCTTAGTACCAAtcagataaattaattttgccAAACCTGAAGAAATATCTGAGTTGTGGGTGGTAGGAGCCCAATTTGCAGCACCAATGTGATTCAAGATAGCATACTTTACACTCAAATGAGTAGAAGACAACAAGCCTTTGACAAGCCATTCCATAACCTGACCAGCCGTGAGTTCATTAGTGATAACACTCAAGGACAGCTCTTCATTTCCTGTAGCAATAGTGCTCCTTCCCAAATACTGATTAATGATCTCAGGTGAAAAATGTACACACCTACCACGCACAAAAACTTTCCTGAAATCAGGATGCCCAGACACAGTGCAATTTGTAGTCACATTCACAATAAATTCTCGCACCAACTTGTCATAGCAGCCACCAATCTCAGTAACAGTTCAACAACCCAGCAGTCTCAATAAGTTCCATAATTTCTTGACAATGCAAAATCTCACCAGTCAATTCCCTCTCTTGAGCAATCCTGCGCTGATAAACATACTTCCACTTACCAACACTTTCTTCAGAGTGAAAGGAAATGTTATCCAAAGGAGCAGCAGGCACATTTTCTGGAATTCGTTTCCCAATCTTGCGCTTTCGAGCAGCAGAACCAGTGTCTGACTTATCCAACTCCACAGTTGGAGTCGCATCAACAACAGGAGTAGCATTATCTTTGTGAACCTTTCTCTTGACATTCTGAACAACAGGAGTATCATCATCAAGAATAATGACCTTCTTGCGCTTCTTGTTctcactcaaacccaaacctaacTTCTTGCCAGAGGAACGCGTAGAGTACTTACGAACAATAGTCATCTTTTGCCTCTTTGAAGCAACAGAAGCAGAAGCACCAAGGGTGTTGATCAACACCTCATCAGATTCTGAGTTTTCCATGACATCCTGAACACCCTCGACATGCATATCTTTATCAACAGAGGGAGTAGAGTTGGGAACCATTACCTCTTCCTCAAGATGATCAGAATCCTTGTTGCAATCAGTATCAACACCGTGGCTTGATTGATTGTTGCTTGGTGATGGAACAATTGGATCTACATCTGCATGTAAAACTTCCTTGAGAGGAGTTTCCAACACTTCAGTGATACGAAGATCAGCAACATCATCACCTGTACTTGGGTTGATTTCAGCCTCGGAATTTACTCCCTGGGTAGCCTCAGAGCTTCTCGttaccatcttcttctttgctTTGGACGCATCTGACTTGGATCGtgcctttttccctttcttcttgcacGGATCAGACGATGGTTGAGGAATACCTTGAGCAATTGCGATTtcagaggtatgaggagaggatTTTGAAACCCTTGAAGATTTTGGGGTTTTGGATTTCAAACCCATTACCTTTACCCCGTAAGCATTCATCTCAGGAGTGAGTTTCTTGCTAGAATCTTGACTCATGGTGAAGAGGACACAAAGAAGGAAACACGGGTCTTCAAGAAAAAGATGGACGGTTTTGGAGTGAGTTTCAGAGATTTGAAGTTGTGCAGTGGAGGTGGCAGGAGAGGTTATCAAGAAACAATGGAAATTCCTGATTAAGCGTGCCTCAAAAGTAATGACAAAATAGCCGTTGGCACACCAAAATCCCTTTAATTGCTATAATTCCTCAAATAAGCAGACACCCAATAACTGTCTCAATTTTTCAAACTGTGTGGCATCCAGAGCtttggtaaaaatatctgctAACTGCTTTTCAGTTGAGACATGCTCCAAAGTAACAGTACCATCTTCAACTAACTCCCTGATGAAATGATGACGAATATCAATATGTTTTGTTCTGCTATGCTGAATTGGATTTTTGGATATGTTGATGGCACTTAAATTGTCACAAAacaatgtcataacatcttgttgcacattatactcctttaacatttgtttcatccacatcaaCTGAGTGcaattcctcaagcaattcctgaactttcttctccaTTAAACTTTCTCGAACAgtgaactcctgtcacgcttacactgattctacgcgtgagtcggaaaataaacttgttctgcaaatccaggtcttacagttaTTCCTGAGCAACCTGAGCCTATATCTACATCTCTGCCAACATCAACCCAAACAGCTCCCACTCAAACAGAACCTCAAACACAAGCCTTTTCtcaagctgaaacacaagccCCCCACTCaaacatccaaacagctaccactgccattccatccatccatattcaaacctcttccacatccaccacaactAAACCTATACCTTCCTTCAATTCTTTCATTCAAGGTATcgttcaaagtgaggctaccCTGAGAAATTTGGTTCAACACTTCTCTCCCAAACCTCCATCCACTTCAAAGACCCTCCTGTTAActcaaactggtgagatccctgctgaggaagaaaaagaggatgatgatgttcagatccttgaacctcctttcaatgtgaagcctatTCAACAAGTGgcttccaactttgaagatcaACTCCAAGATGTTGCAGAAACTTCCTATGTATCCTTGTCCAATTATTCTGCAGTGAACTCACGAGATCTGAGTTTTACCTCCCCTGAGAAGACTGCTACCTCCAGGCAAAGGCAAGTGacgatctctgaagctgagcatatggatgaatctgACCATTCAGGAATAGAGAAGAACCATGCAATTGATTCTACTCCTTCAGGACAACCCAGAACTCATAGTTCCAATGCTTCAAGCTCAAATGCAACCAGAACTCCCCAGGCTGTCCTGACCTTGGCAACCTCCTTCCGACCTCAAAATCTCATTCAACTCATTTAGGAGTTCTCTGAAGAGGCAACCAGAAGATTGAAATGgttatatcaggtaactgataatcagtttgatgcttcaTTTGTTGATGGTTTGTGGTCTGCCTTCGGAAGATGGTCAGAAAGCAGAGCTTATGaatttcagaagcagcttagcagtgAGAAACGTCTGAGAGTTCATAATGCGTCTGAGAGAGCttatgagcaaaggcagagagtgTTGCACAGAgtttgtgaacccttgagaagagtTATGGCTGAAAGAAACTATGTTGtatctgaatgtacctcagaagatgctgagatggTTTCTGCAGAGGTTGCAGAAGACAGCTCTGAAGGAATAgttattctggaagatgcagatgttaatgaagttgagaagcaagtGCCAATTCAAGTTGATGCTGAAATTCCATCAGAGGCAGAAGTCCCTACCCCTGTCCAAGCTCCAGAACCTTCTCCTCATCCAAAAGTTGCTACTCTTGCTGCCAGGATTGACAgaattcaagatgatcagcagagattgtttcagatggttgagcaagaAGGacttgttcagagtgaacaaagcaggcagattcaggaatcttcaagcaaaatggaagccaTGCTGAAGTATGTGATCGAGAATCTTCCCTCTTCATCAAAGCATTGAACCCCTCTCATCTATCTTGCATGCATTTGTTTTAATTGTCTATGAATTTATCTCATGTTTGACTGTGTTAAAATCTAATTTActtattcaatgcaccgtccacttagtaactcacatgcttttatgatttgatgagttttatgcatgtttttctgttacttttcttcctTATAATCTCTAcgttccttcttcttcatcaccactCAATCCAACTAAATTCCATTCATCTCAATTCTCGTCTCTTCTAAATCAAAATGACTACTGTCGAATTGATCTCTGAATTCAAGactatggtatttgaccaagtctttccttGGAGCGTTAATTTATCTACCTCTCAGATTTCTCAAGCTCTTATGAAGATTGAGAATCTTCTGAATTGTTGGCTGACAtcccatcagactcactgtcttcagaatcttcaagagGTTCTGAATGACTTCCTTCGTCTGGCCTTTCGCCGGAAGGACCTTGAAGCTCAGTTCGAGGGCATCTGTATGCTCCTTGAACATGAAGAAGATCAAGACCAAGCCGATCAGGATGCTGTCCAGGAGAatgaagctctgaaggaagaactggctaccCAGTTAGCCTCCATTGATCAGGACCTGCGTCCCCTGCATCTTcagcttctctccatgaagaactcCCATGCTTTCCTATGTATCTAGGACTAGTTTTCTTCATTCCTCTCT
This is a stretch of genomic DNA from Lotus japonicus ecotype B-129 chromosome 1, LjGifu_v1.2. It encodes these proteins:
- the LOC130735691 gene encoding uncharacterized protein LOC130735691 is translated as MSQDSSKKLTPEMNAYGVKVMGLKSKTPKSSRVSKSSPHTSEIAIAQGIPQPSSDPCKKKGKKARSKSDASKAKKKMVTRSSEATQGVNSEAEINPSTGDDVADLRITEVLETPLKEVLHADVDPIVPSPSNNQSSHGVDTDCNKDSDHLEEEVMVPNSTPSVDKDMHVEGVQDVMENSESDEVLINTLGASASVASKRQKMTIVRKYSTRSSGKKLGLGLSENKKRKKVIILDDDTPVVQNVKRKVHKDNATPVVDATPTVELDKSDTGSAARKRKIGKRIPENVPAAPLDNISFHSEESVGKWKYVYQRRIAQERELTGEILHCQEIMELIETAGKVFVRGRCVHFSPEIINQYLGRSTIATGNEELSLSVITNELTAGQVMEWLVKGLLSSTHLSVKYAILNHIGAANWAPTTHNSDISSGLAKLIYLIGTKAQFDFGEYVFAQTMKHADTFAVKLPIGFPCLLCGIILSQHPQILLVDEVPSKKASLLTIDYRLLAGAHVSDVAGLAEMTQGEGTSSQKTPETPIAALIAVSEMLQDTITSCTLRKKNMDTLILQLTKGKRPLDDNAAANDQDDAGTSDDDTNASD